TAATTCCGGCCATATAAAATAGCGGCTGGGGGAGACCATCCGTGGAGATCCCGGCCAGGTTGCCGAAAATAAAGGTATAAATGAGCATGGTAAAAATGGGCTGTATAAGAAACCACAACGGCCCTAATATCGTCTGTTTGTAAAACGACACGAAATCCCGTTTTACCAATAACCATAGCAAATCACGGTAATGCCAGACATCTTTCAGTTTTAGGTCCAGCAGGTTGTTTGCTGGTTTAATCTCAATATCCCAATTTTCTTCAATCAAAGGTTTCATCTTTTATCAATTGTGCTAAAACACGCCTGTAATCCGGTTCATTAAAGTGTTTTAAGCATTGGCTCTGAATACTTTTCCTGTTATCAATTGTTAAACTCAGGCTTAATTTCTGAATGATGGCCATTTCTAACGCTTCAATATCGTCCGGATCGATAGCCAGTCCCATATCTTCATGGCGGACTGCATCAACACTGCCATCCACATTGCCGCAAATAACCGGCAGACCAAATGCCATCGCTTCTATAAACACAATTCCGAAACCTTCCTTTTTACTGGGCAATACAAACAGGTCTGCCAGTAGGTAATGATCCCCAAGTTCTTTTTCTTCAATATATCCGGTTAGGATAAAATGATCACTGAGCCCCTGGTCTGCCGCCAATTTTTCCAAACGCCTTTTTTCAGTGAGCTCACATGGCCCTGCCAAAATGTATTTGATCGTTGGAATGCGTTGTTTAATCCGACCAACAGCAGCTATTACCTGCTCATAACCTTTAAATTTTTCTGTGGAAGCGATACGTGTTAACGTAAAAAGCACCCGATCTTCGGCCCTGAGTCCATACCGTCCTAAAAGGTATGCAGGCTTGTCGAAATTTTCAGGCAGTTTTATAAAAGGATCTAATGCATTGTTTAAAACGAGGCATTGCGATGGATTTGCATGGTGTAGGCTTATGATTTTCGATTTTGTAAATCGGCTTACGCATATAAATCGGTCTGCAGTTTTCCAGATTTTATTCTTCCATCCCCTTAAAGGCTGCCAAACCTCTATGCCATGTGCCACCAACCATATCTTGCATTTGGGATTGAGTAAGCGTATAACAAGGCCAATTACAGCGCTATTAACGTGACTCAGCAGCACAAGGTCTGTGTTCATTCCATTCATTATGCTGTTTAAAGCAAATATGGTCTTGTTTTTGCCGAATCCTTTAAAACAAACAGATGGTAAATATTGTGACATCACATCGGAAGAAAGATCATTTAAACAATATAAGTTAATGTCCCAGTTATTTTTTTTACATAGCTCATGTAATGAATATGCCAAAGTCCGGTTCATGCTTTGGATGCCACCAGCTGCGCTGAATGTTTCCAGTGTTAAGAAGAGTATTCTTTTCGGCATAACATTATCCCCCGAAGCTGCGGTTAACCCATAGCTTCGCTCCTTAAGTCACATTTTCGTTGACTTATTGCCGTTTTATGTTTTTCAGATGCTAAACGCCTTTGTAACTGCGTTTAAGTTTTAAGGTATTCTTTCAATTAAGGATGCTGCAACATTCACAATGATGGAATGCTGTAGGTCTCCCAATCTCAAAAGCAATTGCCGTTGAGATCTGTATGCTATGATTTCTCCTCTAATCCCTTTTAAAGGACCAGCTTTAATCTCTATTTTTTCGCCCGGTTGCAACCGTTCTTCCGTAATTTCCAGTTCATAAGGGCTGGCCAGTAGTAATTTAAGGTCTTCAATTTGCTTGTCGGGCATAGTCGCAATCTTTCCCGAAAAATAAATGAAGCGGGAAATGCCTTTGGTCATGAGCACATCTGTTTGCTGTTCCGGAGCAATACGAACAAATAAGTATGATTTGATCAATGGCTCATCAACCCACTTTTTTCTGTCACTCCACTGCTTTAGTTGACGGTGAAGCGGCAGGTAGGCTTCAATATCTTTGCCCAATAAAGCTTGGTACGCTTTCTTTTCAGCGCGCGAGCTGGTGTAAACCGGCAGCCATTTCTTTATCTTCTGATGCTCCACCATTTTAGTTTTTTTTCGTCCTCGAAATAACCTGAACCCTGATAGCCATTGTAATCAGCATAATATTGAAGCCTGCCCTGGCTGGTGTTGTGCTTATAATAACCCGATTGCAGAATGTTCTCTTCAAAGGCATTCAGTACAATCGCCATATTGTTTAAATTGTATTCCTGTGCCAGGGCCTGTGGTATCATAGCCGAATTGTGTCTGGATTTTCCATACCGGATCACAAAAAGGTTGATGTCGCTCCTGCATATCAGCGGAATGGAGTCAGATACCAAACCAACAGGTGCAGTATCAATCATGATAACTTCATATCGTTTTTTAAGCTCAGCAAGCAAATCTGTAAGCCGTTCGTTGTGTAGTAATTCTGCCGGATTAGGC
This is a stretch of genomic DNA from Candidatus Pedobacter colombiensis. It encodes these proteins:
- a CDS encoding glycosyltransferase family 4 protein gives rise to the protein MPKRILFLTLETFSAAGGIQSMNRTLAYSLHELCKKNNWDINLYCLNDLSSDVMSQYLPSVCFKGFGKNKTIFALNSIMNGMNTDLVLLSHVNSAVIGLVIRLLNPKCKIWLVAHGIEVWQPLRGWKNKIWKTADRFICVSRFTKSKIISLHHANPSQCLVLNNALDPFIKLPENFDKPAYLLGRYGLRAEDRVLFTLTRIASTEKFKGYEQVIAAVGRIKQRIPTIKYILAGPCELTEKRRLEKLAADQGLSDHFILTGYIEEKELGDHYLLADLFVLPSKKEGFGIVFIEAMAFGLPVICGNVDGSVDAVRHEDMGLAIDPDDIEALEMAIIQKLSLSLTIDNRKSIQSQCLKHFNEPDYRRVLAQLIKDETFD
- a CDS encoding UpxY family transcription antiterminator; translated protein: MVEHQKIKKWLPVYTSSRAEKKAYQALLGKDIEAYLPLHRQLKQWSDRKKWVDEPLIKSYLFVRIAPEQQTDVLMTKGISRFIYFSGKIATMPDKQIEDLKLLLASPYELEITEERLQPGEKIEIKAGPLKGIRGEIIAYRSQRQLLLRLGDLQHSIIVNVAASLIERIP